One Helicoverpa armigera isolate CAAS_96S chromosome 1, ASM3070526v1, whole genome shotgun sequence genomic window carries:
- the LOC110378226 gene encoding gamma-aminobutyric acid receptor subunit beta isoform X2: MSGARPRSAPLLLALAAAFLPQANHVAGAGGGGMFGDVNISAILDSFSISYDKRVRPNYGGPPVEVGVTMYVLSISSVSEVLMDFTLDFYFRQFWTDPRLAYKKRTGVETLSVGSEFIKNIWVPDTFFVNEKQSYFHIATTSNEFIRIHYSGSITRSIRLTITASCPMNLQYFPMDRQLCHIEIESFGYTMRDIRYKWNEGPNSVGVSSEVSLPQFKVLGHRQRAMEISLTTGNYSRLACEIQFVRSMGYYLIQIYIPSGLIVIISWVSFWLNRNATPARVALGVTTVLTMTTLMSSTNAALPKISYVKSIDVYLGTCFVMVFASLLEYATVGYMAKRIQMRKQRFVAIQKIASEKKIPVDCPPVGDPHTLSKMGTLGRCPPGRPSEVRFKVHDPKAHSKGGTLENTINGGRSGAEEENPGPPPHILHPGKDISKLLGMTPSDIDKYSRIVFPVCFVCFNLMYWIIYLHVSDVVADDLVLLEEDK; this comes from the exons ATGAGCGGCGCCCGCCCCCGCTCCGCGCCGCTGCTGCTGGCGCTCGCGGCCGCCTTCCTCCCGCAAGCCAACCATGTCGC GGGTGCCGGTGGGGGAGGCATGTTCGGCGACGTCAATATATCAGCCATTTTGGATTCATTTAGTATAAGTTACGACAAAAGAGTAAGACCGAACTATGGAG GTCCGCCAGTGGAGGTGGGCGTCACCATGTATGTGCTCTCTATCAGCTCCGTCTCCGAAGTGCTCATG GATTTCACATTGGACTTTTACTTCAGACAATTTTGGACCGATCCCCGGTTAGCGTACAAAAAAAGAACCGGAGTTGAGACTTTGTCTGTGGGCTCGGAATTCATAAAGAACATATGGGTACCTGACACGTTCTTTGTAAATGAAAAGCAATCTTATTTCCATATAGCAACAACCAGCAACGAATTCATACGTATACATTATTCTGGCTCTATCACTAGAAGTATCAG ATTGACGATCACAGCGTCTTGCCCGATGAATTTACAATACTTCCCGATGGATCGGCAGTTGTGTCACATAGAAATTGAAAGTT TCGGCTACACCATGCGGGACATCAGATACAAATGGAACGAGGGGCCCAACTCTGTGGGTGTTTCCAGCGAGGTGTCGCTGCCGCAGTTCAAGGTGCTGGGTCATCgccaacgagctatggagatcTCCCTTACTACAG GAAATTATTCACGGTTGGCTTGTGAAATACAATTCGTTCGGTCTATGGGATATTACCTAATCCAGATTTATATTCCCTCTGGTTTGATTGTGATCATATCATGGGTATCATTTTGGTTGAATCGAAATGCCACACCTGCTCGAGTAGCGCTAGGTGTCACCACTGTATTGACTATGACGACGCTCATGTCGTCCACTAATGCTGCTCTGCCCAAAATCTCATATGTCAAATCCATCGATGTCTATCTGGGAACCTGTTTCGTTATGGTCTTCGCTAGTCTACTAG AATACGCTACAGTGGGATACATGGCAAAAAGAATACAGATGAGAAAACAAAGATTTGTGGCCATACAGAAAATAGCTTCTGAAAAGAAAATTCCCGTTGATTGCCCACCCGTAGGCGACCCACATACTTTATCCAAGATGGGAACACTTGGCAGATGCCCACCTGGAAGACCATCG GAGGTGCGGTTCAAAGTGCATGACCCAAAAGCGCATTCTAAAGGCGGGACCTTAGAGAACACTATTAATGGAGGTCGTAGCGGAGCAGAAGAAGAGAACCCAGGCCCGCCCCCACACATTTTACATCCTGGCAag gACATAAGCAAATTGCTCGGCATGACTCCCTCGGACATCGACAAGTACTCGCGCATCGTGTTCCCCGTCTGCTTCGTTTGCTTTAACCTTATGTACTGGATCATTTACCTTCACGTATCTGACGTCGTGG
- the LOC110378226 gene encoding gamma-aminobutyric acid receptor subunit beta isoform X1 → MSGARPRSAPLLLALAAAFLPQANHVAGAGGGGMFGDVNISAILDSFSISYDKRVRPNYGGPPVEVGVTMYVLSISSLSEVKMDFTLDFYFRQFWTDPRLAYKKRTGVETLSVGSEFIKNIWVPDTFFVNEKQSYFHIATTSNEFIRIHYSGSITRSIRLTITASCPMNLQYFPMDRQLCHIEIESFGYTMRDIRYKWNEGPNSVGVSSEVSLPQFKVLGHRQRAMEISLTTGNYSRLACEIQFVRSMGYYLIQIYIPSGLIVIISWVSFWLNRNATPARVALGVTTVLTMTTLMSSTNAALPKISYVKSIDVYLGTCFVMVFASLLEYATVGYMAKRIQMRKQRFVAIQKIASEKKIPVDCPPVGDPHTLSKMGTLGRCPPGRPSEVRFKVHDPKAHSKGGTLENTINGGRSGAEEENPGPPPHILHPGKDISKLLGMTPSDIDKYSRIVFPVCFVCFNLMYWIIYLHVSDVVADDLVLLEEDK, encoded by the exons ATGAGCGGCGCCCGCCCCCGCTCCGCGCCGCTGCTGCTGGCGCTCGCGGCCGCCTTCCTCCCGCAAGCCAACCATGTCGC GGGTGCCGGTGGGGGAGGCATGTTCGGCGACGTCAATATATCAGCCATTTTGGATTCATTTAGTATAAGTTACGACAAAAGAGTAAGACCGAACTATGGAG GACCACCCGTGGAAGTGGGGGTTACCATGTACGTGCTCTCCATCAGCTCTCTGTCTGAAGTGAAAATG GATTTCACATTGGACTTTTACTTCAGACAATTTTGGACCGATCCCCGGTTAGCGTACAAAAAAAGAACCGGAGTTGAGACTTTGTCTGTGGGCTCGGAATTCATAAAGAACATATGGGTACCTGACACGTTCTTTGTAAATGAAAAGCAATCTTATTTCCATATAGCAACAACCAGCAACGAATTCATACGTATACATTATTCTGGCTCTATCACTAGAAGTATCAG ATTGACGATCACAGCGTCTTGCCCGATGAATTTACAATACTTCCCGATGGATCGGCAGTTGTGTCACATAGAAATTGAAAGTT TCGGCTACACCATGCGGGACATCAGATACAAATGGAACGAGGGGCCCAACTCTGTGGGTGTTTCCAGCGAGGTGTCGCTGCCGCAGTTCAAGGTGCTGGGTCATCgccaacgagctatggagatcTCCCTTACTACAG GAAATTATTCACGGTTGGCTTGTGAAATACAATTCGTTCGGTCTATGGGATATTACCTAATCCAGATTTATATTCCCTCTGGTTTGATTGTGATCATATCATGGGTATCATTTTGGTTGAATCGAAATGCCACACCTGCTCGAGTAGCGCTAGGTGTCACCACTGTATTGACTATGACGACGCTCATGTCGTCCACTAATGCTGCTCTGCCCAAAATCTCATATGTCAAATCCATCGATGTCTATCTGGGAACCTGTTTCGTTATGGTCTTCGCTAGTCTACTAG AATACGCTACAGTGGGATACATGGCAAAAAGAATACAGATGAGAAAACAAAGATTTGTGGCCATACAGAAAATAGCTTCTGAAAAGAAAATTCCCGTTGATTGCCCACCCGTAGGCGACCCACATACTTTATCCAAGATGGGAACACTTGGCAGATGCCCACCTGGAAGACCATCG GAGGTGCGGTTCAAAGTGCATGACCCAAAAGCGCATTCTAAAGGCGGGACCTTAGAGAACACTATTAATGGAGGTCGTAGCGGAGCAGAAGAAGAGAACCCAGGCCCGCCCCCACACATTTTACATCCTGGCAag gACATAAGCAAATTGCTCGGCATGACTCCCTCGGACATCGACAAGTACTCGCGCATCGTGTTCCCCGTCTGCTTCGTTTGCTTTAACCTTATGTACTGGATCATTTACCTTCACGTATCTGACGTCGTGG